The Allorhodopirellula heiligendammensis genome includes a window with the following:
- the clpP gene encoding ATP-dependent Clp endopeptidase proteolytic subunit ClpP, which translates to MVALPNQYNSTTYAKESDMPVIPYVVESNGREERTYDIYSRLLKDRIIFLGQQVDDQISNALVAQMLFLQSDDPKADIHMYINSPGGSITAGMAIYDTMQFVSCDVATYCMGQAASMGAVLLTAGAKGKRYSLPNARIMIHQPLAGMQGTAREVEIHVGELRRIKQKMNEIMIEHTGHSLEKIEEDTDRDRFMSADEACQYGLIDKVVSKVSEAESK; encoded by the coding sequence ATCGTCGCTCTTCCCAATCAATACAATTCAACTACCTACGCCAAAGAATCTGATATGCCAGTCATCCCTTACGTGGTCGAAAGCAACGGCCGCGAAGAACGCACCTACGATATTTACAGCCGGTTGCTCAAAGACCGAATCATTTTCCTGGGCCAACAGGTCGACGACCAGATCAGCAACGCGCTCGTCGCGCAGATGCTGTTCTTGCAGTCAGACGATCCGAAGGCAGACATTCACATGTACATCAACTCGCCTGGCGGCAGCATCACGGCGGGCATGGCGATCTATGACACCATGCAATTCGTCAGCTGCGACGTGGCGACCTACTGCATGGGCCAAGCCGCATCGATGGGCGCGGTCTTGTTGACTGCCGGAGCCAAAGGGAAGCGGTATTCGCTGCCCAACGCTCGCATCATGATTCACCAACCGCTCGCCGGCATGCAGGGTACCGCCCGTGAAGTCGAGATTCACGTCGGCGAATTGCGGCGCATCAAGCAGAAAATGAATGAAATCATGATCGAGCACACCGGTCACTCGCTCGAGAAAATCGAAGAGGACACCGACCGCGACCGATTCATGTCGGCTGATGAAGCCTGCCAATACGGATTAATCGACAAAGTCGTCAGTAAAGTCAGCGAAGCTGAGTCCAAATAA
- a CDS encoding Ppx/GppA phosphatase family protein — translation MTPSTPTSTSSHPEAAAVSMMSSTHANLTPPRTVAVIDIGAISIRMAVAEIHADGHIRTLESLLQPVDLGREAFDTRRLSRKGIERAATVLRKFRRVLSEYGVTDTNDIRVVATSAVREAINRIAFIDRVYVATGLDVEPIDEAEVNRITYMGITPMLMARQETAEAKSVVVEVGSGSTELLMIRSGNVLHSDSFRLGSLRLIQELDASGLRGAKLRHLLETHVRRFVNRIAHELEADASLQLVVMGGDIRFAAHRLLEDWDEHSLAKLPTAKLEKLSTQVLSMNEDEVVKRFGATFVEAETLSVSLLAYTLFAKHFELPHLFVSGANLRDGLLADMQQGGNWTSEFRQQIIRSAVSLGGRYAVDAAHARAVADLARGLFDQLATEHRLDTRHEVLLYVAALLHEVGLYVNLHSNHKHAYYLIRSSELFGLSQHELHLVAMVARYHRRASPQAAHEGYDSLDRKDRVAVTKMAALLRLAIALDDTRSGRIREIRCVIEEKQMVIVAPGVDDVSLEQLAMRTNSSLFRDIFGVPVLLRAGE, via the coding sequence ATGACACCATCCACACCAACATCGACCAGCTCGCACCCCGAGGCAGCAGCGGTGTCGATGATGTCATCCACTCATGCAAATCTAACACCGCCTCGAACCGTGGCGGTAATCGACATTGGTGCGATTAGCATCCGCATGGCTGTCGCAGAAATTCATGCCGATGGTCACATTCGAACGCTCGAATCACTCCTGCAACCGGTGGATTTGGGGCGTGAGGCATTCGATACCCGCCGCCTCAGCCGCAAAGGAATCGAGCGTGCCGCGACCGTGCTGCGAAAATTTCGCCGCGTGCTAAGTGAGTATGGTGTGACGGATACAAATGACATCCGTGTTGTCGCCACCAGCGCCGTACGGGAAGCAATCAACCGGATCGCATTTATCGACCGGGTCTATGTTGCCACCGGTCTCGACGTTGAACCGATCGATGAAGCCGAGGTCAATCGGATCACGTACATGGGCATCACGCCGATGTTGATGGCCCGCCAGGAAACTGCCGAAGCGAAATCCGTCGTCGTCGAAGTCGGTAGTGGAAGTACTGAGCTGTTGATGATTCGAAGTGGGAATGTGCTGCACTCCGATTCGTTCCGTCTGGGGTCCTTGCGACTGATCCAGGAACTCGATGCCTCCGGTCTGCGAGGCGCGAAGCTACGCCATCTACTCGAAACGCATGTCCGCCGGTTTGTCAATCGTATCGCCCACGAACTCGAAGCCGACGCATCCTTGCAACTGGTCGTGATGGGTGGGGATATTCGCTTCGCTGCGCATCGTTTGCTCGAAGACTGGGACGAACACTCGCTGGCGAAACTCCCCACCGCCAAACTCGAGAAACTATCAACCCAAGTTCTCTCGATGAACGAGGATGAGGTCGTCAAACGGTTTGGAGCGACCTTTGTAGAAGCGGAAACGCTCAGCGTGTCATTGCTGGCCTACACGTTGTTCGCCAAGCACTTCGAACTACCCCACCTGTTTGTCAGCGGTGCCAACTTGCGAGATGGGTTGCTCGCCGACATGCAACAAGGGGGTAACTGGACGAGCGAGTTTCGTCAGCAAATCATCCGCTCCGCCGTATCGCTCGGTGGACGGTATGCCGTGGACGCCGCTCACGCCCGAGCGGTCGCTGATCTGGCCCGTGGACTGTTCGATCAACTGGCAACGGAACACCGTCTCGACACGCGGCACGAAGTCCTGTTGTACGTCGCCGCACTGCTGCATGAAGTCGGTTTATATGTAAATTTACATAGCAATCATAAGCATGCATACTACCTGATTCGAAGCAGTGAGCTATTCGGGCTCAGCCAGCACGAATTGCACTTGGTCGCAATGGTGGCACGCTATCATCGCCGGGCCTCACCGCAGGCAGCCCACGAAGGTTACGACTCGCTGGACCGGAAAGATCGTGTGGCGGTGACCAAGATGGCGGCATTGTTGCGACTGGCGATTGCGCTCGATGACACTCGCAGCGGACGCATTCGCGAGATTCGCTGCGTGATCGAGGAAAAACAGATGGTCATCGTTGCCCCTGGGGTCGACGACGTCTCCCTCGAACAGTTAGCCATGCGAACGAACAGTTCGCTGTTTCGAGACATTTTTGGCGTCCCCGTGTTGCTGAGAGCAGGTGAATGA
- a CDS encoding protein-L-isoaspartate(D-aspartate) O-methyltransferase, with translation MNSMKLVGIFLVLFAALDCTFATAQQIPAHLPSSRWPTIVPEPSRIILAQTSPRGPRVGDPFDPYAEARQRLVDTRIRSAGVTNQRVLDAIEQTPRHEFVPAVVRNQAYFDMALPIGSAQTISSPFIVASMTETLDPQDTDRVLEIGTGSGYQAAVLSPLVDEVYSIEIVEPLGLTARAVLDRLGYDNVFTKIGDGFKGWPEKAPFDKIIVTCSPESVPVPLVEQLREGGSMIIPVGERYQQTLYRMIKKDGELVRQPLRPTLFVPMTGTAEEGRHTLPDPEHPTLVNGNFETATATSVESSGAPSQTDQADLAVESEFVAGWYYGRQVRRVVEHGNAMARFENETPGLGSHLLQGIAIDGSLVSTIRLSARIRTHGIVKGPDTDAWPMLAISFYDASRRDLGMTTLGPYRGTQDWHTDGRVLRVPPTAKEAIVRIGLFGATGRVDFDDVVVEKIGR, from the coding sequence ATGAATTCGATGAAGCTCGTAGGTATCTTTCTGGTCTTGTTCGCCGCGTTGGATTGCACTTTCGCCACGGCGCAGCAGATCCCCGCCCACCTTCCGTCCTCCCGATGGCCGACAATCGTGCCCGAACCCTCGCGTATCATCCTCGCCCAAACCAGCCCTCGTGGCCCCCGCGTGGGCGACCCATTTGATCCTTATGCGGAGGCGCGCCAGCGTTTGGTCGACACCCGCATCCGCTCCGCAGGGGTGACCAACCAACGCGTCCTCGACGCCATCGAGCAAACCCCACGTCATGAGTTCGTTCCTGCGGTGGTTCGCAACCAAGCCTATTTCGACATGGCGCTGCCGATTGGGTCGGCCCAAACAATCAGCAGCCCCTTTATTGTCGCGTCGATGACCGAGACTCTCGACCCGCAGGATACCGACCGGGTGCTCGAAATCGGTACCGGCAGTGGGTACCAAGCCGCCGTGCTCAGTCCACTGGTTGATGAGGTGTACTCGATCGAGATTGTCGAACCGCTTGGCTTGACCGCTCGCGCGGTGCTCGATCGCCTCGGCTACGACAACGTATTCACGAAGATCGGCGACGGGTTCAAAGGTTGGCCTGAGAAAGCCCCGTTCGATAAAATCATCGTCACTTGCAGCCCTGAATCGGTACCTGTGCCACTGGTTGAACAACTCCGCGAGGGCGGTTCGATGATCATTCCTGTTGGCGAACGCTACCAACAGACGCTCTACCGGATGATCAAGAAAGATGGGGAACTGGTCCGCCAACCCTTGCGGCCGACGCTCTTCGTCCCCATGACGGGAACAGCGGAAGAAGGACGCCATACACTGCCTGATCCAGAACATCCCACCCTCGTTAACGGCAATTTTGAAACGGCAACAGCAACCAGCGTCGAGTCCTCCGGTGCACCATCCCAGACCGACCAAGCTGATCTGGCTGTCGAGTCTGAATTCGTGGCCGGTTGGTATTACGGCCGCCAAGTCCGTCGCGTCGTGGAGCATGGCAACGCCATGGCTCGATTTGAAAACGAAACGCCCGGGTTGGGATCACACCTCCTGCAAGGGATCGCAATCGACGGCAGCCTCGTATCGACCATCCGCTTGTCCGCACGAATTCGCACGCACGGGATTGTCAAAGGTCCCGACACAGACGCCTGGCCCATGCTCGCGATCAGCTTCTACGATGCCAGCCGCCGTGATCTGGGAATGACCACCCTCGGTCCCTACCGAGGAACTCAAGATTGGCATACCGACGGTCGCGTGCTACGCGTTCCACCGACTGCCAAGGAAGCCATCGTACGCATTGGGCTGTTCGGAGCCACCGGGCGAGTTGACTTCGATGACGTCGTTGTTGAGAAAATAGGCCGTTAA
- a CDS encoding TIGR03000 domain-containing protein: MRCFHLLSCLALALALSVTAEAGGSYGSYGSYGGSSGGASYGSSGGSYGSYGGGLLSRMHAHMAAKPSGSSGGSYGASSGGSSGGSSGGTYVASYASSGGSSGGYTGGGLFSRLRAHIEAKRERHAARRAARSGYYASNYSSGGYSSGGYATAYSSGGASSGGSSGGYYSSGVSYGSSGGYSASAVYSAPMIQSNYPIDGYPMDGYPVESYPSDNFVPAEGYDYPVESDSMLSEPTDSGSAPAGDSKSKTNSGSKNDAGASGDSVIDSSARYDARKPSLDDDTALLTVAVPVSSAQVTVNGRETTSSGTVRQFMSRGLKPGYVYAYEVVVKYDVNGQEQTESKTIKLHPGDAERLVFQQDAAATAEEVSPAGEMLETELNEAEVNSSEPADTTETVVQLHVPANAVVTLAGNETEGFGRVRTFRTTQLAAGQSWTDYTVAVSATVNGRTIRQERTINVAAGSTVELEFDVAAGQLAMR, translated from the coding sequence ATGAGGTGTTTTCACCTATTGAGTTGCCTCGCCTTAGCACTGGCACTCAGTGTGACGGCGGAGGCGGGCGGCTCCTACGGGAGCTACGGTAGTTATGGCGGCAGTTCTGGCGGTGCCTCCTATGGCAGCAGTGGAGGCAGTTATGGCAGCTACGGCGGTGGCTTGCTCTCGCGGATGCATGCTCACATGGCTGCTAAACCAAGTGGATCGTCGGGCGGCAGCTACGGCGCATCGTCGGGCGGCAGCAGTGGTGGATCGTCCGGTGGCACTTACGTAGCCAGTTACGCCTCATCAGGCGGATCGTCCGGTGGATACACCGGCGGTGGTTTGTTCAGCCGCTTGCGGGCCCATATCGAAGCCAAGCGGGAACGACACGCCGCCAGACGCGCTGCCCGCAGCGGATACTATGCCAGCAACTACTCGTCGGGCGGTTACTCCTCGGGCGGATATGCAACAGCCTATTCCAGCGGTGGAGCCAGTAGTGGTGGCAGCAGCGGCGGTTACTACTCTTCGGGAGTGTCGTATGGCAGCAGTGGTGGTTACTCCGCCTCCGCAGTTTACTCCGCTCCGATGATTCAGTCGAACTATCCCATCGATGGTTACCCCATGGACGGTTATCCAGTGGAGTCCTATCCATCGGATAACTTTGTACCTGCCGAAGGGTATGACTACCCGGTCGAGAGCGACTCCATGCTCAGCGAACCCACGGATAGCGGGTCGGCCCCAGCTGGCGATTCGAAATCCAAGACTAACTCGGGCTCCAAAAACGATGCCGGTGCCAGCGGTGACTCTGTCATCGACAGCAGCGCTCGCTACGACGCCCGGAAACCAAGCTTGGACGACGATACAGCACTCTTGACGGTTGCCGTACCAGTCAGCTCGGCTCAAGTCACCGTCAATGGCCGCGAAACAACCAGCAGTGGTACCGTGCGTCAGTTCATGTCGCGGGGGCTCAAACCAGGCTACGTCTATGCCTACGAAGTCGTGGTCAAGTATGACGTCAATGGTCAGGAACAAACGGAATCAAAGACGATCAAACTGCATCCCGGTGATGCCGAGCGATTGGTGTTCCAACAGGACGCCGCAGCGACTGCCGAAGAAGTTTCGCCGGCTGGCGAGATGCTTGAGACGGAACTCAATGAAGCCGAAGTTAATTCGTCCGAGCCAGCCGACACGACAGAAACGGTTGTGCAACTCCATGTGCCTGCCAATGCGGTGGTGACTCTGGCCGGTAACGAAACCGAGGGCTTCGGTCGTGTGCGAACTTTCCGCACCACCCAACTCGCCGCTGGCCAAAGCTGGACCGATTACACCGTTGCGGTCAGTGCAACTGTGAACGGACGTACCATTCGCCAAGAGCGAACCATCAATGTCGCCGCTGGTAGCACTGTCGAACTCGAATTCGATGTGGCCGCCGGTCAACTCGCGATGCGTTAA
- a CDS encoding FAD:protein FMN transferase gives MLEFSHRAMACDFVVLVRDADQRIGHRAVADVVLDALESVDAMEQRLTVYDPQSEVSQINRAAGKGPVSVSIETFAVLQHAVRLSQLTSGAFDITAGPLIDAWGFTLRQGRKPTLEEIASARALVGMDRLRLNSEQRAVELLEPSMRINLGAIGKGDAIDCLADQLKSAGIQDFLIHAGQSSVLACGDQFDRAEIELSENSAPHNDAQQQEPPRGWKVGIAHPTKPNRRIAGIWLHDAALATSGSGKQFFHHRGKRYGHVIDPRTGEPAGDMLSLSVITPQAVDADALATGLFVNGCDAARAFGEANGPIPLVMVVAGTRQDSVDVQTVGHFDWVDPPQGTQQ, from the coding sequence TTGCTTGAATTTTCTCATCGTGCGATGGCGTGCGACTTCGTAGTGCTGGTCCGCGATGCCGACCAGCGGATCGGACACCGAGCGGTCGCCGATGTGGTCCTTGATGCGCTCGAATCGGTCGATGCCATGGAGCAACGACTGACCGTTTACGATCCGCAGAGCGAAGTTTCGCAGATCAATCGGGCGGCGGGCAAGGGGCCCGTCTCCGTCTCGATAGAGACCTTTGCCGTCCTACAGCATGCAGTGCGTTTGAGCCAGTTGACCAGCGGCGCCTTTGATATCACGGCTGGTCCACTGATCGACGCCTGGGGTTTTACTCTCCGGCAGGGCCGTAAACCAACACTGGAAGAGATCGCTTCGGCTCGAGCCCTCGTCGGCATGGACCGCTTGCGGCTTAATTCTGAACAGCGAGCGGTTGAGTTGCTCGAGCCATCCATGCGGATCAACTTAGGCGCGATTGGCAAGGGCGATGCGATCGATTGCTTGGCGGACCAATTGAAATCCGCAGGCATCCAGGACTTTCTCATCCACGCGGGCCAGAGCAGCGTTTTAGCCTGCGGGGATCAGTTTGATCGGGCAGAGATCGAGTTGAGCGAGAATTCCGCACCCCACAATGACGCCCAACAGCAGGAGCCGCCGCGGGGGTGGAAAGTGGGTATCGCGCACCCCACGAAACCCAACCGGCGGATCGCAGGCATCTGGCTCCATGACGCAGCCCTGGCAACGAGCGGCAGTGGCAAGCAGTTTTTCCACCATCGGGGCAAACGGTACGGGCATGTCATTGACCCTCGCACGGGAGAACCCGCTGGCGACATGCTCTCACTGAGCGTCATCACGCCCCAAGCGGTCGATGCCGATGCGCTTGCCACGGGACTGTTTGTCAACGGATGCGACGCGGCGCGAGCCTTCGGCGAAGCGAATGGCCCCATTCCCTTGGTCATGGTCGTTGCCGGCACGCGACAGGATTCCGTTGACGTGCAGACCGTCGGTCACTTCGACTGGGTTGATCCACCCCAGGGTACTCAACAGTAG
- a CDS encoding DUF3500 domain-containing protein has translation MPPINRRELLQTGSLLGAASLAPALLAGTNGPSTTSAESLTQHLYESLSPQQRKEICFDWNHQDPQRGLLRTHVANNWNITRPSINDDFYTADQQQVMREIFEAIINPEWHERYDQQLEDDMGGFGYEQSIAIFGTPNDGKFELVLTGRHMTLRCDGNSTDHVAFGGPIFYGHAPDDQEDAAHTGNVFWSQAVAANGMYKMLDGRQQAAAQVQKTPREQLVGFRDQADLPGLPVSDMSSDQREHLQGVLKTLIEPYRHSDQDEVVACLKAQGGLDACRLMYFTDHDIGKDGVWDNWRLEGPSFVWHYRGAPHVHVWVNVADDPKVKLNAS, from the coding sequence ATGCCCCCAATCAACCGTCGCGAACTTCTGCAGACTGGATCGCTTCTCGGAGCAGCCTCCCTCGCTCCCGCTCTTTTGGCCGGGACAAATGGACCCAGCACTACGTCGGCCGAGTCGCTCACGCAGCATCTCTACGAATCGCTGAGCCCCCAGCAGCGAAAGGAGATCTGCTTCGATTGGAATCACCAAGACCCTCAGCGTGGATTGCTGCGAACTCACGTTGCCAATAATTGGAATATCACGCGGCCGAGTATTAACGACGATTTCTATACAGCCGACCAGCAGCAGGTCATGCGTGAAATCTTCGAAGCCATCATTAACCCCGAATGGCACGAACGTTACGACCAGCAGCTCGAAGATGACATGGGCGGGTTCGGCTACGAGCAATCGATCGCGATTTTTGGCACGCCAAACGATGGTAAATTTGAGTTAGTTCTGACAGGTCGTCACATGACACTGCGATGCGATGGCAACTCGACCGATCACGTCGCATTCGGTGGTCCGATTTTCTACGGCCATGCACCGGATGACCAGGAAGACGCAGCACACACAGGCAATGTGTTCTGGTCGCAAGCCGTTGCCGCCAACGGCATGTACAAAATGCTCGATGGGCGTCAGCAAGCAGCTGCCCAGGTCCAAAAGACTCCTCGCGAGCAGTTGGTTGGCTTCCGCGACCAAGCCGATCTGCCAGGGCTTCCTGTCAGTGATATGTCGTCTGACCAACGCGAGCATCTGCAAGGCGTCTTGAAAACACTGATCGAACCCTATCGGCATAGCGACCAGGATGAGGTCGTGGCATGTTTGAAAGCTCAAGGCGGACTCGATGCTTGCCGCTTGATGTACTTTACTGACCATGACATCGGTAAGGATGGCGTCTGGGATAATTGGCGACTGGAAGGCCCTAGCTTTGTGTGGCACTACCGGGGTGCGCCCCACGTCCATGTGTGGGTCAATGTTGCCGATGATCCGAAAGTGAAATTGAACGCTTCTTGA
- a CDS encoding methionine-R-sulfoxide reductase, with protein sequence MPLRESTFVKHLPATACSVLGLIAATLIGNSLMAPVMADDDSTAASDAPAAAKVDSKAAEPGADSASSKTATVEKAGDDAQQTIRYGKYNPLNQFESWVILNKGTEPAGPGGFTNTKKDGTYICRRCNAQLYKSGDKFESHCGWPSFDDEIEGAVHRQPDADGVRIEIVCSNCAAHLGHVFLGERMTEKNTRHCVNSISMKFIPKGRELPAKIKPLSQRGKDK encoded by the coding sequence ATGCCGTTGCGTGAGTCTACGTTTGTGAAGCATCTGCCCGCGACCGCGTGCAGCGTTCTTGGCCTGATTGCCGCTACCTTGATCGGCAACTCCCTGATGGCTCCCGTCATGGCCGATGACGACTCGACCGCCGCCAGTGATGCCCCGGCCGCTGCGAAGGTCGACAGTAAAGCAGCGGAGCCTGGTGCTGACTCCGCGTCCAGCAAGACCGCTACGGTCGAGAAGGCGGGAGACGACGCCCAGCAGACCATTCGCTATGGGAAGTACAATCCGCTGAATCAATTTGAAAGTTGGGTGATTCTCAATAAGGGTACCGAGCCCGCCGGGCCGGGTGGCTTCACCAACACGAAAAAAGATGGGACCTATATCTGCCGACGCTGCAACGCTCAGCTCTATAAGAGCGGCGACAAGTTTGAAAGCCATTGTGGCTGGCCGAGTTTTGATGACGAGATCGAAGGGGCGGTTCACCGACAACCTGATGCCGACGGCGTGCGCATTGAAATCGTCTGCAGTAACTGCGCCGCCCACCTCGGCCATGTCTTCCTGGGTGAACGGATGACCGAGAAGAACACCCGGCACTGCGTCAATTCGATTTCCATGAAGTTCATTCCTAAGGGCAGAGAGCTGCCAGCGAAGATCAAGCCACTCTCCCAGCGCGGTAAGGATAAGTAG
- a CDS encoding response regulator: MLGDSRTKPMEILLVEDGLVDARITIHALRRSGVHHRLTLVRTVHEAILFMKRTGIFARAPRLDLLLLDMILPDGTGLDVLEEMLEIHPDSARIATVVLTALEDDTYRQRCDELGVCDYIQKPVSEDEFLRVVRDHKKLMIHLQQVAVAAAGQQNQPSSAPTS; this comes from the coding sequence ATGTTGGGTGATTCACGTACCAAACCAATGGAAATCCTGTTGGTCGAAGATGGCTTGGTTGACGCGCGCATCACCATTCATGCGTTGCGACGCAGTGGAGTCCACCACCGTCTGACGCTGGTTCGAACAGTGCACGAAGCGATATTGTTCATGAAACGCACGGGCATTTTTGCTCGAGCCCCTCGTCTGGATCTGCTGCTTTTGGACATGATTCTGCCCGATGGCACGGGACTCGACGTGCTGGAAGAAATGCTGGAGATCCACCCTGATTCAGCGAGGATCGCCACCGTGGTGCTGACGGCTCTCGAAGATGACACCTACCGGCAGCGCTGTGATGAATTGGGGGTTTGCGATTACATTCAAAAACCGGTCAGCGAAGACGAGTTCTTGCGAGTTGTTCGCGATCACAAAAAATTGATGATCCATCTTCAACAGGTCGCCGTGGCCGCTGCCGGCCAGCAGAACCAGCCCTCCAGTGCCCCCACGTCGTAG
- a CDS encoding alkaline phosphatase, giving the protein MPIPSRYSAFSTHARALCGAALLMTLPATAVAEDQPSTVDRVLDVIKDTIEPAADESPSLEIVDRMRQMQSQAIKEQTATWGRWGNRPNKFSSWTNHSNRLVPLYTFGMTLSPLRERGSFYSNADRMEQHFGAVPAGTLNPNATYHDQIDVYELQQMAFEEGKKHIILMVFDGTDWPTTRAAATYHNRADHYDSGRGRGLSFQDYRGVETDFAFVGTTPRLEGGKIDVNAQTVDGGENPVSGGFDPTFAGPMPWQERSLSGYPIGKDRQQPHTVTDSAASATSLMAGIKTYNAAINVAVDGSQCVPIGRQLQQQGFRVGVVTSVPVSHATPASAYANNVHRGDYQDIGRDLVGRPSISHRQEPLPGVDVLIGGGWGEGVGKDGTQGEDFLEGNKYLHESDLRAVALKPGETDPHRRKYVVAERTPGQDGHRVLAAAAERAIASGDRLLGYFGTRGGHLPFQTADGNFNPTFDVKGTERYTGEDLAENPTLADMTEVALKVLSAPVPPNDDEQTIPPFWLLVEAGDVDWANHANNLDNSIGAVLSGAAAFSKITQWAEEHDAWDDTVVLVTSDHGHFLVLEDLQAIADAARSE; this is encoded by the coding sequence ATGCCAATCCCTTCGCGATATTCTGCTTTCTCGACTCACGCTCGCGCCCTCTGCGGAGCGGCGCTGCTGATGACTCTACCCGCCACTGCAGTTGCAGAGGATCAACCGAGCACGGTGGATCGCGTGCTCGATGTGATCAAAGACACGATTGAACCCGCCGCTGACGAGTCCCCGTCATTAGAAATCGTCGACAGAATGCGGCAGATGCAGTCCCAGGCAATCAAAGAGCAAACCGCCACTTGGGGACGCTGGGGGAATCGGCCGAACAAGTTCAGCAGTTGGACCAATCACAGCAACCGTTTGGTGCCGCTCTACACCTTCGGAATGACACTCTCGCCGTTGCGCGAACGAGGCAGTTTTTATTCAAATGCAGACCGGATGGAACAGCACTTCGGTGCTGTCCCCGCCGGAACGCTCAACCCAAATGCTACCTATCACGATCAAATTGATGTCTACGAGTTGCAGCAGATGGCGTTCGAAGAGGGTAAAAAGCACATCATCTTGATGGTCTTCGACGGTACCGATTGGCCGACGACCCGCGCTGCGGCGACGTACCACAACCGCGCCGACCACTATGACAGCGGTCGGGGCCGTGGATTGTCATTTCAGGACTATCGCGGTGTGGAGACCGACTTCGCGTTTGTCGGCACAACGCCACGCTTGGAGGGCGGCAAAATCGACGTGAACGCCCAAACCGTCGACGGCGGTGAGAATCCGGTCTCGGGCGGTTTCGATCCCACGTTCGCAGGCCCCATGCCCTGGCAAGAACGATCTCTGAGCGGATACCCGATCGGCAAAGATCGTCAGCAGCCCCACACCGTGACGGATTCGGCAGCGTCGGCAACCAGCCTGATGGCAGGCATCAAAACTTATAACGCAGCGATCAATGTCGCCGTCGATGGCTCACAGTGCGTGCCAATCGGGCGTCAACTGCAGCAACAGGGATTTCGCGTCGGCGTGGTGACGAGCGTTCCCGTTAGTCATGCGACCCCCGCCTCGGCCTACGCCAACAACGTGCATCGCGGGGACTACCAAGACATCGGGCGTGATCTCGTCGGCCGACCGTCAATTTCACATCGTCAGGAACCGTTGCCGGGCGTCGATGTGCTCATCGGTGGCGGCTGGGGCGAAGGGGTCGGCAAGGACGGCACCCAGGGTGAGGATTTCCTTGAAGGCAATAAATATTTGCATGAGTCCGACCTTCGTGCGGTTGCGTTGAAACCAGGTGAGACGGATCCTCACCGTCGTAAATACGTCGTTGCCGAGCGAACGCCTGGCCAGGATGGTCATCGGGTACTCGCGGCAGCAGCGGAACGCGCCATTGCCAGTGGCGACCGCTTGCTGGGGTATTTTGGAACGCGCGGAGGACATCTGCCGTTTCAAACGGCCGACGGCAATTTCAATCCGACCTTCGACGTCAAAGGTACCGAGCGTTACACCGGAGAAGATCTAGCTGAAAACCCCACGCTCGCCGACATGACGGAAGTGGCACTGAAGGTACTCTCAGCACCCGTGCCCCCGAACGATGACGAACAGACGATTCCGCCGTTTTGGTTGCTCGTTGAAGCGGGAGACGTCGATTGGGCGAACCACGCCAATAACCTCGACAACAGCATTGGAGCGGTGCTCAGTGGTGCTGCTGCCTTCAGCAAAATCACACAGTGGGCCGAGGAACACGATGCCTGGGATGATACCGTCGTCTTAGTCACCAGCGATCACGGGCATTTTCTCGTGCTCGAAGATCTCCAGGCAATCGCGGATGCCGCTCGCAGTGAGTGA